In Gasterosteus aculeatus chromosome 15, fGasAcu3.hap1.1, whole genome shotgun sequence, a single genomic region encodes these proteins:
- the nkx2.9 gene encoding NK2 transcription factor related, locus 9 produces the protein MATPTKFSFSVRSILDLPEQDAEAAARSSPLYSTCSSSSPYNSWMDCDRSPCISSDEGSLDASPDSTKPDDSSLDSEPDKSKKSKKRRVLFSKTQTLELERRFRQQRYLSGPEREQLARILSLTPTQVKIWFQNHRYKMKRGRAEGLLHDLEIPQPPVLRRVVVPILVRDGKPFHACLLDTEKAGCLPSSQAIHFPLAYPSLQHPSTVALPPRYHQHFPTAAASRYAWRDFWSDSVHFSSFK, from the exons CTGGATCTGCCAGAGCAGGATGCGGAGGCGGCGGCGCGATCCTCCCCGCTttactccacctgctcctccagctcgccGTACAACTCCTGGATGGACTGCGACCGGAGTCCTTGCATAT CTTCTGACGAAGGGAGTCTCGATGCCTCTCCTGACTCGACCAAGCCGGATGATTCGTCCCTGGACTCAGAGCCCGACAAGAGCAAGAAGAGTAAGAAGCGCCGGGTTCTGTTCTCCAAGACCCAGACCCTGGAGCTGGAGAGACGCTTCCGCCAGCAGCGCTACCTGTCCGGCCCGGAGAGGGAGCAGCTGGCCCGGATCCTGAGTCTGACCCCGACCCAGGTTAagatctggttccagaaccACCGCTACAAGATGAAGAGAGGCCGGGCAGAGGGATTGCTGCACGACTTGGAGATACCGCAGCCTCCGGTGCTGCGCCGGGTCGTTGTTCCGATCCTAGTCCGGGACGGTAAACCTTTTCACGCCTGCTTGCTTGACACGGAGAAAGCTGGCTGCTTGCCTTCTTCTCAAGCGATACACTTCCCCTTGGCCTACCCGTCTCTTCAGCATCCGTCCACCGTAGCGCTTCCTCCAAGGTACCACCAGCACTTTCCCACCGCGGCGGCCTCCAGATACGCGTGGAGAGACTTTTGGAGCGACTCCGTCCACTTTAGTTCTTTCAAGTGA
- the mbip gene encoding MAP3K12-binding inhibitory protein 1, with the protein MAETMKLSENHATPNESSKLSSYRDCVCVMLKLLSGFGKELKLSDAALRIEVNIDALDLPSSPDAHVYNSLQQHVTQLQAVSESLKTLVEAHRVTSSTKDNASVDAVTSSSVKEQTAALCEQHPPSPEDAESETGADDVMVQIRARKSEIERRISAFMERKQMEINENNVREFCNVIDSNQENSCARTEAVFTPYPGFKSHVKVTRVVNTYGPQTRSGAGQGEAGEQQRGQMARDCGNAAIEERLHNIETHLKLPTAGPVPLSVYQRLKKLEDRILELEGLSPEYFQSTGHLHKRPKTSPAQACSLSELDEKISAVKAALLKKVNEFGPGYGADCPL; encoded by the exons ATGGCGGAGACAATGAAGCTGAGTGAAAACCACGCAACTCCTAATGAATCCAGCAAATTGTCTAGCTACAgggactgcgtgtgtgtgatgttgaaGCTGTTGTCAGGCTTCGGGAAAGAG CTCAAATTAAGTGATGCTGCTCTGAGAATAGAAGTCAACATTGATGCTCTGGATCTGCCGTCATCTCCAGATGCTCACGTGTACAACTCTTTGCAGCAGCATGTCACTCAATTACAG GCTGTGTCAGAAAGCCTAAAGACGCTGGTGGAGGCTCACCGTGTTACATCATCTACAAAAGACAACGCATCAGTTGATGCTGTGACGTCGTCGTCAGTCAAAGAGCAAACCGCTGCACTGTGCGAACAGCATCCTCCCAGCCCAGAGGATGCAGAAAGCGAGACGGGGGCTGATGATGTCATGGTTCAGATCAGAGCCAGGAAGTCAGAG ATCGAGCGAAGAATATCTGCATTTATGGAACGCAAACAAATGGAGATCAATGAAAACAATGTACGCGAATTTTGCAACGTGATCGACAGCAATCAGG AAAACAGCTGTGCCAGAACAGAGGCGGTCTTCACTCCGTATCCAGGTTTTAAAAGCCACGTGAAAg TTACACGGGTAGTTAACACTTACGGGCCGCAGACACGTAGTGGGGCAGGCCAAGGAGAGGCtggggagcagcagagggggcAGATGGCGAGAGACTGTGGAAATGCAGCCATAGAGGAACGGCTTCACAACATCGAGACTCACCTGAAACTCCCAACAG CTGGCCCAGTTCCATTGAGTGTCTACCAGAGACTAAAGAAGCTGGAGGATCGTATCTTGGAGTTAGAGGGACTCTCACCGGAGTACTTTCAGTCCACG ggtCACCTCCACAAACGACCAAAGACGTCCCCTGCTCAG GCCTGTAGTCTGTCGGAGCTGGATGAGAAGATCAGTGCGGTGAAAGCAGCACTGCTGAAGAAGGTGAATGAATTTGGGCCGGGATATGGAGCCGACTGTCCGCTGTGA
- the nkx2.1 gene encoding homeobox protein Nkx-2.1: MSMSPKHSTPFSVSDILSPLEESYKKVSMENNNLGAPLTSYRQPQVSQAAMQQHHMGHNGTVSAAYHMTAAGVSQLSHTAMGGYCNGNLGNMGDLPSYQDGMRGSTTATGWYGANPDPRFSTISRFMGSPSGMNMGSMGSLSSLADVGKGMGSLSSTPRRKRRVLFSQAQVYELERRFKQQKYLSAPEREHLASMIHLTPTQVKIWFQNHRYKMKRQAKDKVSQQQMQQDGGSCQQQQSPRRVAVPVLVKDGKPCQGSGHHTPTSSSAQNLHQQGGNVMIMSNNASGLVGQHQSQQVGSTGHSPDMAPHSSSPPSLQSQVAGLSHLNSPGAEYGSALQCSALLYGRTW, from the exons ATGTCGATGAGCCCTAAGCATTCGACTCCTTTTTCAGTTTCCGATATCTTGAGTCCCCTTGAGGAGAGCTATAAGAAAGTAAGTATGGAGAATAACAACTTGGGGGCACCTCTCACTTCTTACCGGCAGCCGCAGGTCTCTCAGGCGGCGATGCAGCAGCACCACATGGGCCATAATGGGACTGTGTCTGCGGCTTACCACATGACCGCGGCAGGTGTTTCTCAGCTGTCACACACGGCCATGGGGGGCTATTGTAACGGCAACCTGGGCAACATGGGCGACCTGCCGTCGTACCAGGACGGCATGAGGGGCAGCACCACCGCCACCGGCTGGTACGGAGCCAACCCGGACCCGCGCTTCTCCACCA TTTCTCGCTTCATGGGCTCGCCATCGGGCATGAACATGGGCAGCATGGGCAGCCTCAGCTCCCTGGCGGACGTGGGTAAAGGCATGGGCTCGCTGTCCAGCACCCCGAGGAGAAAAAGACGGGTGCTGTTCTCCCAGGCGCAGGTCTACGAGCTGGAGCGCCGCTTCAAGCAGCAGAAGTACCTCTCGGCGCCAGAGAGGGAACACCTGGCAAGTATGATCCACCTCACCCCGACCCAGGTGAAAATCTGGTTTCAGAATCACCGGTACAAGATGAAGAGGCAGGCCAAAGACAAAGTGtcccagcagcagatgcagcaggACGGCGGCTCCTGTCAGCAGCAGCAATCCCCGCGGAGGGTGGCCGTGCCGGTGCTGGTGAAGGACGGCAAGCCGTGTCAAGGCAGCGGCCACCACacgcccacctcctcctccgcgcaGAACCTTCACCAGCAAGGGGGGAATGTCATGATCATGTCCAACAACGCGTCCGGGCTCGTCGGGCAGCACCAGAGCCAGCAGGTGGGAAGCACGGGTCACTCGCCGGACATGGCGCCGCACTCCTCCAGTCCGCCGTCCCTGCAGAGCCAAGTGGCCGGCCTCTCTCACCTCAACTCCCCCGGCGCAGAGTACGGCTCGGCGCTGCAGTGTTCGGCGCTGTTGTACGGGAGGACGTGGTGA